In Apteryx mantelli isolate bAptMan1 chromosome 33, bAptMan1.hap1, whole genome shotgun sequence, the DNA window AGCTCGACGGGTCCCACCCTGCCGGGGCAGGGTGCTCTGCCCTGCGCCCATCCCAGCGGATGTATGAAAATATTCTGCGTTAAAACGGGGAGTGGGGTGGAGCGGCGCAGCAGGGAGCGGGACGGGTCGGCCGCAGCCGTCTTCACGGCCCGCCAAGGCCCCCGGCGCGACACAAAAGAGGAAGAAGGCGacgggggctgcggggaggcaAGCGGGACCGCAGGCGCCCACGGCCTGCTCCGAAATGGCTGCGCCACGGCGAGCCGAGCTGAGCCAGGCTGGCGGCACGGCTTCCCCCCTTCCCACGCGTGTGCCGGCAGCCAAATCCgcccccttttctccctcccctttccagGAGTGCTGCTGACCTGAAGCGGTAACGGATGTGCTTCCTCCCGGGGAGGTGCGAGTTCGAGTCCCGGCTCGGGGGGGGGTTTGTTTCGAGGCCGAGGCGAGCGGTTGCGTATCGCCGttggggcagcgccggcgggacCCGAGGCGAGCGCGCGCCCTCGGTGCGCTCCCGCGGAGCGAGCCCCGGGCTGGGGGTGGGCACAGGGGGAGGCAAACCTTCATCATCTTCTTTGAAAACTTGCTTGCAGAACCATCCTCGGAGACCGGGAGAGGAGGCAGAGGGCAAGGCAGGAACGGCCGGCACGAAGCTTCACCCTTGGCAGAGTTTGTCTTGGGGAAAAAATCAGCAATTCATCAATTTGCAGGTGCCGAAGAGCCTGTTTTTGGCGGAGGCTGGCGTTCGCTGCCGGGCACAGACGGCTTCCCGAGGACAGTCTCTACGAGCAGAGGCGATTCCTGCTCTTCTCCAGTGTCAACACTCTCGCCAGGCTGGGATGCAGGCGGCATTTCGGGTCCGACCACAGGTGATCCCCGTCGCAGCGGTGCCAGCGGCCACTCAGAGCAAAGGGCACCGGGAAGTGGGGACCCTCCGGCAGGGAAGAGGGGATCCCAGCGGAGCCGGGGAGCTGCGTCTCCTCACCCGGCAGCCCACGAGGGCAGAGCTCTCCCCGGCAGGAGCCACCAGCGAGCGCGGGGCAGGGAGCCGGACCCCTCCAGGGGCAGAGCCGACGGCTTCTCCTGCTCGGCGGCACTGGGGGCTAGCAAATGTGGCCGCGCGGCGCGAACGCCGCTCTctccgcggcgcgggggctcctTCGGCGAAGGGCGTCTGGCAGTTCCCCTTGCCCACTTCTACTCACGCCCTCGCGAGCCACGAGGGCTGCCCGAGCTGCTTCACTGGAGGCTCCTTCCCTCGCCAAGGTGCCGGATTGGCATCGGCAAAACCCGGGAGCATCTCGCCTCCTCCCGGATGCGCAGGACGCCCCTGGCTCTCCGCTCCTGCCCAGCTGGCTGATCCCAGACTCCGGGGGCTCAGTTTTACTTGTAAAAGGCCGGATTGTGGCCGTGGGCTGCCCACCCTGAGCCAGCCTGGCCACCCCGGCGCGCAGCACGGGAGCCGTCGTGCCCCGCTCCGGCACCCAGCTGACGGCCCGAAGGTCAGCGGCCTCCCTCAGGGCTTGCCAGCCATGGAGAGTGGCAGAACCTCTCCCCGCGGCCACGGGCCTCGCCGCCAGCCCGGCGGGGACGCCGCGGGGCGATGCctcggggcagcggcggcccaaGGCGGCAGGCTGCCAGCACGCGGCCTAACCcggccctgtttttttttttcagctgagacTCCATCTCGCCGCCCGCCCCTGAACCACACGgctctcccccagccctgccaccaccTCTTCCCCTGCCCTGCTACCTCCGCTCGCTCTCGGGAGGTGGAGCGGGAGGTGGAGGCAAGAGAAGCAAACAGCCACAAAcacgcacaggaaaaaaaaaaaaggggaaaaaaaaagactagaaacGAAAAGGAAAGAGCTGCAGACCTCAGAGCGACAGCTTGCAGCTGAGATGGGCCCCTGCCTTtcatacctgaatcaaaagcctCCACAGCCCTTTCAAacctttgctctctctcttttcttggaAAAAGGGGTTAAAGAAGGTTCCTCCCCGCTAGACTTCCTACCTGAGAGCCTAGTGTCTGCGTGAACCCGTCCATCGGCCGAAAGGAAGCGGTAAGGGTTTGAGGCAAGTGTCGCTACtttgttctgtttaggcctgcttGTTGCTCAAAGCCTTTCCTGAGAGGCGAATGGTGGTACTTCGAAACAaagggggaaaacaaaaggaaggttTATACACAGCTGCCTGTGGCTTCTGCTGGTTGGGAAAAAGATTCCAGATCATCTTCAGCTTATGTACAGTGTCAGGACCTCATCTGAAAGTCTAGGAGAGTggcctgctctcccctccccgctccgcggcggggagctggagcaggcaAATCCAGACGGAGAAAAACCCAGAGATCCCGTCCGCGTCCCGGCTCTTGCAAGGGGTCATCTCGGCTCCTAGAGCAGCAGCTGCGAGTCAGGGGTTTTGGTTTGGCAACCTTGGCACATTCGTTTGTGTCTCAGCAGCCGGTCTGTCCTGGAGAAGCTCTGCAGGagacaggagaggggagcagagggggttATGAGCCCTCGGCACAGCTGGCAAGTAACAGGCCGTCGCggcagcgtggggcagcgggTTCCCTCCTCTCAGCGACGGCGCGAGCGGCCACACATATGCGCCATGGGCCACAGGGCAGGGCATGATACCAAGGTGACGACTCCCCCGTCCCCCATCTGCCCGGGAGCCGGGAGCACGCGTACCGGCGCTACGCCCCCCTCCCGGATCCcagccggcgggcggcggcgagcgtTACCTGCATGCAGCGCTCGCACTGATAGGGTTTCTCCCCGCTGTGCACGCGCTTGTGGCGCTCCAGGTGGTACTTCTGGATGAAGCGCATGTCGCACACGTCACACTCGAAGGGTTTCTCACCTGGGGGACACCGAGGGCAGGCGGTGAGGGGCAGGAGGGACCGGACGAGAGGCTGCCACCCCCTCCCCTGCCCGACGGCCACGGCGCATCTCTCCACTGCTAATTCTGGCACAGCTGACTGCAGGATCACAAAAGCTCTCGAATTAGGCAATCTCCTGCCCATAACGAGCCGGGCTATTTAATTAACAGAGCCCCTGTGCTTGTTCAGGATGGAGTCAATGAGACAGGAGCAGCCAGGTGCCTGCTCAGGGTATCAAACTCCCTTCTCTGCCCCAGGAAGCGGAGCAGCCGCAGCCCAGCGGCCTTCGCGGCCCAGCCCTTTACCCGTGTGGATGAGGATGTGTCTCTTGAGGTGGTAGCTGCTGCGAAAGGCCCCGTAGCAGTGCTCGCAAATGAAGTTCTTGGGGATCCTCAGCTGAAAGGAGCCGTTCTGTTCGATCACCACCACCTGCAGGGCCGATGCAGCCTGTCAGCCGCCAGATTCCAGCCCTTCACCCTCCTCGCTCAGAAATCCTCACCCCAAAGCCCTACTTTAAAACCCCAGGCCTGCCCGCTCCGCGCAAGCAGAGCTGCTCCTTCCCCAAAACCTGCCAGAGCCCAAGAAACCTCCTTCTGCATCACGGCAAACCTGGCTGTCGAGTCGAGATTCTCTCAGCGAGGAGCGGCTCTGTCCTTCGGCGCCGGCCACCCACTCGCGACGCTGATGACGGCACAGGTAGGGAAGGTTGGTCCCGAGGGGCGCGGGCTCCTCAGcgggcctcccccagccccgcttcgccccCACCGCCTTAGGTCCCATTACCTGCCTTTTTAATGGACTTTTTTGGCTGCGAAGCTTCGGCCGTCTCCTCCTCTTTGCGGCTGCGAGACTTCTCACCGTCCTGACGGAGACCCTTTGGAGGAGAAAACCAAGTTCAGGCCTCCTCCCGCGCCCCCGGCTCCTCTCCCCAGCGCTAAGCGCGACCGCGGCTATGAAGCCTGGGGCAGCGGGGAGCTCTGCCGTACCAGCACGTCCGGGCTGCTTCCTCTCTCCCCGTTCTCTGCCTGTTTAGAGCTCTGTTTTGGCATCATCTTCTTGCTGGCCACCGTTGGCACGAGGCACACGCCAGAGAGGCCTTCGCAGGCCAGGAGGCTCGCCTGCGGAAAGACAAACAAGCGGGCGAGCTGCAGCCGTGAGTTGTGCAGCGGCCGGGGAGCAAAACACGCCGAAGCCCTGCGAGTGATGGAAACCGGTCGTGCTCAACCCCATGCAAGCGAGGCCGAGACCCCCGTCGCGCCCGGGGGGGGCTAGAGAGAAGGCAGAGGACCTAATCGCTACCGGGAGCTAATGGGAGAGTTTGGATGGTTGGTTCCCTGGAGCTCGAGCAGCGTTTAGGGAGCAGGTTCCCGAGTCCGTGACGTACGGACGCGTCCGTGCGCCGCCGGGCTGGGGAATCTCTCCTTGCTCCGGGCCCCGGTGAGCGGCAGCGCCTCGGTGCGGTCCGGCAGCAAGGCGGGGAGGGAAAGGACAAAACCACGCGTTCCCCAGCCCGGGTGCGAGGGaccgcggcggggctgcggcgcccctCGATGTCACCGCTGCTCCGCTCGGCGGCAGCTGCGGCGCGCGCAGCGAGTACAACCTCTCCCCTCGCTCACAGGGCTCTGCAGCTCCCTGTGGCGGCGGATCTTGGGGTACAGATGGGAAAATTGGGGCTCATTACCTGAGCCATCTTGTGTCTGTCTGTCCTCAACAAACGGATTGTAACAATTCTTTAGCCTTAATTCTCTCCCAGGAAAGAATTTTACGGTTAGAAAGACTGTTTCAGTTAATCATTTTTTTGCTGGTCTTGTCCAGTACCCTCCACTTTGCCGACATCTTTCTGGGATCGGGGAGCCCGGTGCCGCGGGTGCGTCGAGGCGGTTCCTCCtcagccccggcagggccgggcaggaCAGGGGCTGCCCGCACCGCTCTTACAGCGGAGACATGCCCAGCCCCGCTCGCCTCGGGGACGGGCGCCGGCTCCGCGCGGGGACAACGCTGCTGCGGGTCTTCGCCTGCCCGGCTGGAGCCTGCGGGGAAGAGGCCAACGGTTACAGGGGACGGCGATGGGGATGCCGGTGCCGCTGCGGCTGTGCTGGGCCGGGGATGACGTGGTCCCCATCGTGCCAGCGGGGACGGGAGGGCCCCAGCTTCTAGGACACCTGCCCAGGACGGGGAGGGGACCCGGCCCCCCCGTTTCCTGCTGCGGGCCATGGGGACACCCCACGAAGACGATCCCAGGCACAAGGCAGGGGTGGctttgcttgggggggggggggggagggtaacACAGGGTGGGAGGGGGgtgacacagggtggtgggggggaacgTCACCTGCTAGGGAGCTTGTTGTGGTGGGGTGACGCAGGGCGAGGGAAGCCCAGGAGAAGGGATGACAGCGAGGGGGAGGTGACCCGGGATGGGGGTGACACCGGGAAAGGGAAGCCCAGGAGAAGGGGTGAAACCGGGCAGGGGGGGTGACAccgggactgggggggggggagccggggcagggTGACACCGGGCAGGGGGGTGTCCGGAGGGGGAGGGAGCGACGCCCCTCGGGGGTGGCTCCGCCCGGTGTGGGGGAGGGGCAGCCCCCGATTcccgggagggggcggagctCCCGGCCCGGTCCGCCCCTCCCCCTCTCGGCCggtaaagggggggggagggggaaccgCGCGTGCGCGTTGGGCCCACCCGGtgtcgccccctccccccccccaccgcgccgGTGCCTCCCCGGTTGGGGGGGGCGGATGGGCCGGGGCTGAGGCGGCGGCGCGCGcagccgggcccggtgcggagcgcgggcggccccgggccgggctggaccgggccgggcccgcccctCCCCCGGGGCTGCGTGCGGGCGGGAAGGGGCGGGGGCTCCGTACctgccgcggcccctccgcgctccgctccgcgccgcccgccgcaccgACAAGTTTACAAACCACCGCggccccagcgccccccccctccctcggccgccgccgccaaccCGGAAGCGGAAACACCCGCCCCCGCGGGCGCTTCCGGccaggcggcggggcggggcgggaagcGGCGCCCCGCGCACGCGCGCAGCCGCGCGCCGACGCCGTCGCGGCCGACGCCATCTTGGAGCCGGGCGGCGGTTGCCCCGGCGACCGGGGAAGGGAGGGCGGAAGCGTCCGCGGCCTCCCAGGAGCGGCGGGGCCTAGTTCGGCCccgggcggggggtgggggaacGGGACTGTCCCCCCCCCCATTGCCCCTTATGGGGCGGGGGCTGACGGCCTTATTGCCCCGGAGGGGGGGGGTCACCCCCTGTTATTGCCCCCGTGGGGgtggctccttcccccccacccccttattGCCCCTTGGGAGGGGGCTGCCCGGCCGTTATTACCCCGGGGGGGGGACTGTCCCCCCCACAGCCCGTTATTGCCCCTGGGGGTGTCCTGCCCCCCCTGTTATTGTCCCTGGGGGTTCTTCTCCCCACATTATTGCCCCTGAGGGTGGGTCTTAGCCCCCACCGCACCCCCCTGCGGCCCCTTGTGGGGGGTCCTGCCCCCTGTTATCATCCCTGAGAGGGTCCTGCCCACCCCACCCCGTTGTGACCCCTTGGGGGGTTGCTCCCTGCTCTTAATACCCCCCTGGGGGTAGCCTTTCCCCGTGCCTCATTAGTCGGTGACACCCTGGGGTGGCTTCTGCCCCAGCATACCCCTGGGGGGGGCAAGCATGGTCCTCCTGGCCCCCCATCCCCATTAAATACCCCCTGGGGGGGGATCTTCCTGGCCCTGTCaaggactggggctgctgggcccTT includes these proteins:
- the ZNF740 gene encoding zinc finger protein 740 isoform X3, encoding MSAKWRASLLACEGLSGVCLVPTVASKKMMPKQSSKQAENGERGSSPDVLGLRQDGEKSRSRKEEETAEASQPKKSIKKVVVIEQNGSFQLRIPKNFICEHCYGAFRSSYHLKRHILIHTGEKPFECDVCDMRFIQKYHLERHKRVHSGEKPYQCERCMQSFSRTDRLLRHKRMCQGCQTKTPDSQLLL
- the ZNF740 gene encoding zinc finger protein 740 isoform X1, whose amino-acid sequence is MSAKWRASLLACEGLSGVCLVPTVASKKMMPKQSSKQAENGERGSSPDVLGLRQDGEKSRSRKEEETAEASQPKKSIKKRREWVAGAEGQSRSSLRESRLDSQVVVIEQNGSFQLRIPKNFICEHCYGAFRSSYHLKRHILIHTGEKPFECDVCDMRFIQKYHLERHKRVHSGEKPYQCERCMQSFSRTDRLLRHKRMCQGCQTKTPDSQLLL
- the ZNF740 gene encoding zinc finger protein 740 isoform X2, producing MAQASLLACEGLSGVCLVPTVASKKMMPKQSSKQAENGERGSSPDVLGLRQDGEKSRSRKEEETAEASQPKKSIKKRREWVAGAEGQSRSSLRESRLDSQVVVIEQNGSFQLRIPKNFICEHCYGAFRSSYHLKRHILIHTGEKPFECDVCDMRFIQKYHLERHKRVHSGEKPYQCERCMQSFSRTDRLLRHKRMCQGCQTKTPDSQLLL